A segment of the Halocatena salina genome:
CCGATGGGACCTGCCTGCACCGATGGTCCTGCCTGACTGACGCCGAGAACCGTCTCGGGACGACTCGCGACCCACGCGAACCCCTTCGCACGAACGACGTTCCCTTGCCAGACATCAAGCCAAGCGTCGAGTCGGTTCGGATGGAACGGACGGGCTCGACGATAGACGAAGGACTCGACGTTGTGAGCTGTCGCTGACGAGACGGTATCGTCGTGGGTATGGCTGTGGACGTGGTCCTCCTTGGCCCCATCGCCTGCGAGGGTCCGTTTCCAGCCCTGGTGGTATTTCGCCGCTTGGAAATTAAAGCGCCCCGTATCGAGAACCTGACTCGGATCGATCTCGCTGTAGGTCGTCCGATGGAGGCGAGCACGTGGCTGTAATTCTCGAATCGCGGCTTCGACGGCATTCAGCGCCTCATCGGGAACCATATCGCACTTGTTCAGCAACAGCACGTCACAGAACTCGACCTGTTCTACGAGTACCTCCGTTAATGGCCGTTCAGGATCGGGAGCAGCATCTGGAAGCGATTCCTCAGGGTCGAACGATTTCCAGAATCCGTAGGCATCGATGACCGAAACGGTGGTATCCAGTCGGAGTCGGTCTGGTAGACGGTCCCCGTCCGACTCCTCAGTCAATGCTCTCGCGATTGGGAGAGGTTCGCTGATTCCCGAGGCCTCGACGACGAGGTAGTCGAACGAACGTTCCTCCGCCAACCGTGTCACCTCGGTCACCAGATCGTCTTGCAGCTGACAGCAGATGCACCCATTCGAGAGGTCGATAACGCTATCGTCCGTCTCAGACGCGAGTAACTCCGCGTCGACGTTCACTTCACCCATGTCGTTGACAAGGACGGCAATCTTTCTCCCACCCGGGTCGTCAAGGAGTCGATTGACTAATGTCGTTTTCCCTGCCCCAAGTGGGCCACTGATGACTGTGATCGGTATTTCCACCGTGGACGTATCCATGATGTGTGATGCTTCGTGAGAAACAGTAATGAATGCTGGGCTCAGTCCACTCGAAACGAGTACAGAAATGTAGAGACGGTCATTTCACGAATTCCTGTTTTTGAGAACTCGAGAAATGGATATATTGACATATTGTGCCCGACTCGATTGGACGAATGATAGTTCCCTTTACCCAGTTCCCCCGGCTCATTCCTCGAATACGAAGGCGGTCCCACCAAGCGCAACAGGTAATGTGACACACCGATACAATTTGGAAACCATTTTGCTACTCTGGAAAAATACATCACGTATGCAAGGTACGGAGGATGACTGAACACGTCCTTGAGGCATCGCCAGTCCTGCGGGTTGCGGGGCGTAATTCGAGGGATGAGGTGCTGAATGTCGCCACGTCAGCGGCGTCACTCCCTGTCGTAGCAGTCGGGTCAACCGGGCTCTCTGCTCTCGAGCCGCTCGTACTCGCAACACAGAACAGGCAGACAGCGTTCTATGAGTCGTGCACTCCCCAACGTGCGGCCGATCTTGCTGACACGCTCGATAACGGCGAACTCGACATTGAGGATGCCGACGCTGTCATCGAACACGCTTCAACGCCCACCCGTCTCCCAATCCCCGACCGATCACCGCTTGGGGTCGGCACACGGACCGTGTTGGGTCGGTGTGGTTGGCTTCGACCGACATGCCCGAATGACTACCGGGCATCTGGTGGCTTCGAGACGCTTACCGCGGATGGCGAGACCGTGGTCGGCGCGGCACGCAGGGTCACTGGACGTGGCTGGGGTGACGCTATGGCAGATACCTCTGTCGGTGACTCGTGGAAGCGCGTTATCGATGCAGATGGCGATCCAGCAGTCGTCGTCAACGCTCACGGGACGCCCAGTGACAGACTCTTATTGGAGTCACTCCCGTTCCTTCCGCTCGAAGGGGCGCTCGCCGCGGCGCAGATCGTCGACGCGAGCGATGTCATCATCTATCTCTCGGAGGCCGACAACCAGGCGCACGAGCGCGTCACTGCGGCCATCGAAAACCTACCGCAGACGAACGCGGCGGTGCACGCCGTGACAGGACCGGATGAGTATCGCGCTGCCGAGCCAACGATGGCACTCGAAGCCATCGAGGGAAGCCAGCGGCTGGAAGCGCGTCTTCGACCACCCCAACCAGATATCGAGGGGATATACGGTCGACCCACGCTCGTTCATACACCACGGACGCTCGCACAGATCGTCCACGCAACATCGGGGGCTGCCCCCACGCGCATCGTGACGATCCGCGGTGATGTCCAGCATGAAGCGACGGTCGAACTCCCTGCGGATGGATCGCTCGCAACTGCACGCGAGGCCGTCACCGTTGATGGTACATTTAAGTGTGCATGTGTCGGTGGCCAGTTCGGCGGCCTGACACCGGATCTGGATATTGCCCCGACACCGGACGCGCTCGGTGCTGCCGGTGTCGGAACGGAGGGCGTTATCGATGTGCTCAACGAAGATCAATGTCTCGTCGCCTATATCGGCGAGCAATCGCGGTTTGCACAGGACGAAAACTGCGGGCGCTGTGTCCCCTGCCGTGAGGGAACGGTGCAACTAACAGATCTCCTCCGTGAGGTGTACGATGGCTC
Coding sequences within it:
- a CDS encoding CobW family GTP-binding protein; translation: MDTSTVEIPITVISGPLGAGKTTLVNRLLDDPGGRKIAVLVNDMGEVNVDAELLASETDDSVIDLSNGCICCQLQDDLVTEVTRLAEERSFDYLVVEASGISEPLPIARALTEESDGDRLPDRLRLDTTVSVIDAYGFWKSFDPEESLPDAAPDPERPLTEVLVEQVEFCDVLLLNKCDMVPDEALNAVEAAIRELQPRARLHRTTYSEIDPSQVLDTGRFNFQAAKYHQGWKRTLAGDGAKEDHVHSHTHDDTVSSATAHNVESFVYRRARPFHPNRLDAWLDVWQGNVVRAKGFAWVASRPETVLGVSQAGPSVQAGPIGQWGDEKPETRLVFIGRDLDEATLTEELDECLITMDERAEEYSDDPFPREST
- a CDS encoding NADH-ubiquinone oxidoreductase-F iron-sulfur binding region domain-containing protein, whose product is MTEHVLEASPVLRVAGRNSRDEVLNVATSAASLPVVAVGSTGLSALEPLVLATQNRQTAFYESCTPQRAADLADTLDNGELDIEDADAVIEHASTPTRLPIPDRSPLGVGTRTVLGRCGWLRPTCPNDYRASGGFETLTADGETVVGAARRVTGRGWGDAMADTSVGDSWKRVIDADGDPAVVVNAHGTPSDRLLLESLPFLPLEGALAAAQIVDASDVIIYLSEADNQAHERVTAAIENLPQTNAAVHAVTGPDEYRAAEPTMALEAIEGSQRLEARLRPPQPDIEGIYGRPTLVHTPRTLAQIVHATSGAAPTRIVTIRGDVQHEATVELPADGSLATAREAVTVDGTFKCACVGGQFGGLTPDLDIAPTPDALGAAGVGTEGVIDVLNEDQCLVAYIGEQSRFAQDENCGRCVPCREGTVQLTDLLREVYDGSFRPDAIEELLRVIESSSICAFGRDATRPVATGLDHFEDEFAVHAGGQCPTGTCTTELQHEVSQ